The Aeoliella mucimassa genome includes the window CTATCGGCTGTTGGCTTTTTCGTGATTGGAGGTGATGGAGATGTGATGCTGGTCCAAATGTCGGACTACTGGCGACGCGCAGGCGAATGGTTGTTTGCGTGGGCGTTCGCTGCTGCGCGGTTGTCAAAGCTGTAGGCTTTAGACTGTAAGCGAGAGGCTAGATCTTTCGGTCGCTGGAAGCTCCCTCAAGATGACATTTCTACATCCAACTCCCAACATCTAACTCCCAACTCAAAATACTTTCCCACCCATGGGAATCTATTTTGGGCAACTATCGCGGAGGTGTTGATGCAACTCATTGCTGGCAAACGACTTGCGATTGATTCCCACTGCGAAAATAGATTCCCACTCGATGCGTTTTTGGGAATGGGAATCTATTCGGGCGCGAAAACCACTGGTTTTATAGCGTCGGCGCGGATTCAATTTTCCCATCGATGGGTAAATTGGGAATCTATTTGCCGAGCGGTGGGAATCTATTGGGGGCGGTGGGAATCTATCCCGCGGCCGGGGGCCGGGACCGCTGGCGGTTGCCTGCGACCGGGGGATTCGCCATCATGATTCGCTTGATGGTTTTCACTTTGCCCATTTTCTTATTGCCTGTGCAGATTGCTATGTCGGATCCTCAAGTCGTTTGGCACCAACACTCGGTTACCCGCCAGCAGCGGGAGTCGCTGAATGGCCATCGTGGTTGCGTGGTGTGGTTCACCGGTCTTTCGGGCTCGGGCAAGAGCACCGTGGCCAATCTGGTGGTCGAGAAGCTGCACGCCGCTGCGGTGCACACTTACCTGCTCGATGGCGACAACGTGCGGCACGGGTTGAACGCGACTCCCAAGATGCTGGCCGAGCGGCACGAAGAGTCGTTCGCCACGCGGTTTGGGCTTGGGTTCGGTGCCGAGGATCGCGAGGAGAACATTCGCCGGGTCGGCGCGGTCGCCCAGTTGTTCTGCGATGCGGGGCTGGTGACCCTCACGGCGTTCGTGAGTCCCTATCGACGCGATCGCGATGCGGTGCGAAGCATGCTGGCCGACGGCGACTTTGTCGAGGTGTTTGTCGACACCCCGCTCGAAGTGTGCGAAGCCCGCGATCCCAAGGGTCTCTACAAGCAAGCCCGGGCGGGAGCGATCAAGAACTTCACCGGCATCGACGATCCGTACGAAGCCCCGAGCGAAGCCGAGTTGGTACTGCCCGGCGGTGATCTGCCGGCCGAGGAGCTGGCCGACAAAGTGGTGGAATATCTTCGTGGTGCTGGCAAGTTGGGCAAGTAACTCGACGTGCGAGCGAATTACCAGCAACCACCTGCTGCTAATGCTGGAGCCAAGTTGACTACGGATGCTAGCATGGTGCATTTGCGCGATGCGAATCTTAGTGAGCGTGTGAATCGCTAAACCTTGTTTCGTGATTCGACAACGCATGGCGCGGTTCGCCGAGGTTTTCACTAATCAGGGGACAACCATCGAAGGTCGCGCGGTGTTAAAGCTTAACGACGACGCGAGGCGCGCAAGAAACTGTCGCTCGACGATAGGCATTGCTTACCAAAAATAGCTGTGATTTATAGACCGATTCATGAAGTCTCCACCGAAATTGGATTGACATATGGTAGGTTGTAGCGCTAGATTACTGATGGTTCTTCGATTCGATGATGAATTGCATGGAGGAGTCGTACTCGCGGCAACCAACGCTCTGAGCATTTCCTGCACCGAGCCGCGAAACGATCGACACTCGTACCATTGGCACCCATCTACGACATGGGATAGTAGGCCGGACACGGAGGCGACGCTGCCATGAACAGACGCTTGCCAGAACAGGGAGCTGGGTCCCAGACGCATCACACTTGTGATCGGGACGCGTTCTACCAGGGAGGTAAAACCATTACACCGCGCGATGTAAAAACCAACGGCACTTGTGACCTTAGCCGGGCTGTACGCGACCGCATCCACCAACAACTCGGGGTGCGTGTGTACGATCTGGAGGTCGAGGTCTCCCCCGAAAGCGTGGTGCTCAGCGGCCGCTGCTCGACGTTCTACACCAAGCAGCTTGCCCAACACGCGGCGCTCGACGTGATCGAGAGTCGTAGTCTTGATAACCGCATCCAGGTGCACGTCGGATAGACGTGCGTCGAGCTTGCGGGGTAAGCCTGCGAGAGCTGGATAGATTGCGGATGCTGCGCGGAGTGTGCGAACCTAGTTCGACGAGGGAGCGTCGGCCGACTCTTCGGCGGGCGACTCGCTATCGGTGGGTTCGGTCGACTCGGACTCCGAGGCGGCCAGTTGCTCGTCGGCTGGAGCAGCTTCGGCTTCGGTCTTGTCGGCTTCGGCAGCTTCGGCTTCTGAAGTTTCGGCTTCCGGAGCAGTTGCATCAGGCGAGCTGCTCGCGTCGGGAGTCGACTCTGGTGCTTCAACGGCCGGCAGCTCGTCGGACTCCTCAGCAGCAGCTGGAGGAGCAGCAGCGCCGCGACCGCCCATGAGCGACTCAAGACCCGGCAAACCGGGGATCATGGTGTTGGGGCTCGCCGGATTGGCCGGAGGAGCCTGCCCGCCGGCTTCGGGCTGAGCGGTGGTAATCACCTGCTCGCGACCGAGATGCACCTTTTTGAAGACGTCGTTCGGAATCACGTAGTACCAGTCGCCGAAGCGGTCGTTGAGTTCCTCGACTTGCTTCTTGCCGGCAGCGATTTTTTCGTTGTATTCGTCCTGAGCCCGCTTGTTGTTCAGGTCGATACGAGCCCGCTCGGCTTCGATCTGCTCAGTGGTCGGCTGGTCGGTGGTCTCCTCCGTGGAGTCGGCAGCGTCGGTTGTTTCGTCGGTTGCTTCCTCGGCGGACTCATCGAAAGTCGATTCGGCGTTTTCGTCGCTGGGCTCTTCGGTCGCCGGCTCCTTGGCTGCTTCGTCGGCAGCAGGGAGCTCGGGGAGGTCTTCGAGCACGGGTGGCTCGATGGCCGACTCGTTGAAGCGAGCCATGACAAACAGGTAGCGGTTCAGCCCGGCGTTGCCTTCGGTGTCGTCGGTGGTCTGCTCGGCTTCGGTCTCGGCAGCGTCTTCGGCGGTTTCGCCTTCGGCCGAGGAGTCGGCCTGGAGTTCGCCGAAGCGAAGCACGTACTCCACGCCGGAGTTGAGGGTGATGACGATTTCGCCTTCGCTGGAGTAGAGGGCGACGCCGCCGTTCTCGCTGAGGGGGTAGAAGCCGCGTTGGGCGAGCGACATTTTGGTTTCGTCGCTGCTCATGAACTCCTCGCCGGCCTTGAGGTCGCCGCTCAGGCCGTCGGGCTTGCGTTCGACATCGACGATCACCAGATCCTCCAGGGCCGACTTGAGCTCGCGAAGCGAGTCGGCGTTGAGCACTTCGTTGTCGGCCAGGCGGAGGGGATCGTAGCTGTTGGTTTCCGTGTTATAAGTTTCGAGCTTCTTCGGCAACCATTGGTTTTGGTCGTCGTCGAATACGAGGTCGAATTTGTTGCGGTAATCCTCGACCACCTGCAACTGCAGGCCACGGTTGGTGAGTACCGGATTTACCTGAACCGAGTAGTCGTTGATGGAGACTTCGGAGATGTCGAACGTGTTGAGTTTAAGCAGGTCTTTCTCGATCCAGTCGGCGAAGTTGGTGGAGAACTTCGACAGGTCGATTTCGGCCGCGTACACGACGTCCTGCCCGGAGCGGCGGACCCAGTGCTGCTGCTCGGAGTCGGTGACTTGCTCGCCGATGATCAGGTCGGCGAGCGACTGGTCGTTCTCGCCTACCAGTTCGACGTGGGTGCCGAATCCGGCGTCGGCGGAGGAATCTTCGGGAGCGACCACTCCGTAGGTAACATGCTGGGCGGAGTCGGCGTCGACCACTTCGAGAATCTCACGCCCGACGACTCCTTCGACTGCCTCGGCTAGCTGACGAGTCGCGTCGGCCGGGTAGCCGCCTTTGGAGGGGATGATCCACCCGCCCGACTTTTCGGCGACCTCGAACGAGTCGAGCTCGCCGGTCTCTTCGTTCATGTGGGTGATGCGGAGCCGCTTGGGGGCGTCGGTGGGGAAGTCCTCCACCAAGGTTTCGCCTAGTCGCTGCTCGACGTCAAACTCCTCGACCGATGGCCGAGTGAAGATGGCCAGAGCCACGGCAGCCAACGCCGCTACGAAGTAACAGGTAGTTTTGTTGAGTTCGGACATGGATGAACGATTCGGAATCGGGGAGGGGGGATGTATGGTGAAACGATGGTCGGCGTGCGAGCCAGGGGGTTACTCTTCGCGTTGGTTGTAGCGAAGGCGGGTTTTCGAAACGCCTTCACGCTCACCACCGCGGCGGTGGAAGTACACGAGCACGCCGAGCAGGATCGGCAGAATCGGAGGCAAAATCCAGGCATACGTCTTGTAACGGTCTTGCACGCCGCGAACTTCGCGGTCGAGTTGTCGCTGGGTTTGCAGTTGGGTGCGCTGGAAATCTTTCCGCAACTGGCTGATCTGACGCTCGAGTTTGCGATTCTCGGTCACCTCGACACGGCGGATCATCACTTCCATCTCTTGAGGCGACAGATCGTTGCGTTGGCGAATCGCGTCGAGCTTGCCCTGGAACTTCTGTTGGGCTTGCTCAATCGCTTCCTCCATCTCGGTTTGGGCTTCGTCGATGGTCTCTCGCGATTCTTTGCGAGCTTCGTAGGTCGCTTTCTCGATCAGGGTGAGCACCCGGTGCGAGCGCGATCGCTTGCGGATGTCGAGGAAGCGATCGTCGCCGGCCAGGTAGTCGAGCACGTTCAGTACGAACGAAACGTTCTGGAACTTCATGTCTGGAAGGTTCGTGATGTTCTGTTCGCCCTGCGAGCGGATGCGGAAGAACTCGTCGAACAGCCAGTCGATGTCGGTAATGACCACTGCTTTGATCGGGGTCTTCTCGATCGGCTTGCCGGTTTCATCGAGCTTGGGAGTCTCTTCCTCGTCCTCTTCGGCCGCCGCTTGTTCGGCAAGGTCGCCCATCAGGTCGTCGGTGTCTTCGTATTCGCCTTCGATCAAGGCTCCGACCGTGAACGACTCCTTCGAGAGCTTCTGCTGGTTGACCATATCGACGATGTTGTTCATCCGGCCGACGACCGAGAACGGCACTTCGGCGGTCAGGTTGCCAGTGACCAGCAGCGGAGAGTAGGTGAGCTTGGTGGTTTCGTCCTTGCGAAGATGCCCCGGAGCAATTGTTAGTAATTGCTTGAAGCCCGAGGAGATCGGCTGATTCAGGTTGAACGGCTGTGGAGTGCCATACGCCTCGAGGCCTTCGTCGATGAACACGAAGAACTCGGGGAAGGGGTATTGCGGGTAAGGGTTGTATTTCTGCAGTACGACCTGTTCGGGATCGATCTCCAGACCAAGCAGGCTATACAGCTTTTGGATATCGCCTTTCGGCAAGGTTTGGCCGCCACCGAACATAGCCATGGGGCCGCCCATCGTGCGATCTTCGCTGGTGCCGGGCACGTCCCAGGCCCATGGCATCGGCATCGGGTCTTCGAACACCGCGACCGGCATACCACCCTTCACCGCGTCGACCAGGTTGTCCATTGCTTGCGGGCTCATGGCCGATGGTTGCACGGCCAGCAGCACGTCGTAATCGCCGACGATGGGTTCTTCGGGATCGACTTCCACCACTTCGTATTGCTTGCGAAGCTCGGTGATCAGCTGGCTTTCTTCGGTAGCGCCTTGCATGCTGAAACTGCTGAAGAGCTGTACGTCGGTCTTGACCACGCCGACCCGTTTGCGGGTGTCCTGGGCCACGGTGAGGATCGAGCGGACCAGCTCGTACTCCACGGGAATACCCTTGTCGATAAACGGCACCACCACCTTGTCGAGCTTATGCCGCACGGCGACGCCCATGAAGATTTCCTCTTGCGAGTTCACTCCGCGGGTGCTGGTAATGACTGGTTGCGGAACGATGTTGAACCGTGTTTCGGCCGTGGCCGCTTGTTCGCTGAAGTTTTCGATCTGGTAGACGCTCACGTGGATCTTGCCGCCGCTCATCGACTGCAGTTCTTGCAGCGTGCCGAGCAAGTTCAGCTTATGGGCAGCGTACTCGCTTGGCACTGTGGGGCTCACGTAGGCATCCACCAAAATGGTGTCGACCTCGTCGTTATTGCGCAGCTCGTCGAGCAGCGTGATGGTCGACTCGGAGAGCGAGTTGATTCGCTCGGTGGTGATGTCGGCACGCAGCGAGTTGTAGTTGGAGATGAACACGTTCAGGCCGCCGAAGATCACGACCAGTGCGATCGCCCGGCCGAAATAGTGAGCCCAGCGAGAGTCGCCATCGTCGCCGGTGCCCCAGTGACGCTTGCCGATCAGCACCATGCAGACGTAGAGCATCACTACCATCAGGCTCAGGAAGTACGAGACCCCCGAAAGGCTGATGACACCGCGCTCGAAGTCGGCCAATTGGGCGTCGGCACTCCAGCGGCTGATCATCTGGGCGTACTTGGGATCTTTGACAAACCAGTCGGCAATGCTGAATGCCGCCAGCGGGGCATTCAGCAGCATGCCAAACACGAAGCCGACGGTTAGGTTCTTGGTAAGGAACGAAGCCACCATGCCGATGGAGAGCATCGCCAGGCCGAGGAACCAGTAGCCGAGGTAGGTGCACAAAAACAGGCCCATGTCGGGCGAGCCGAGGCCCCAGCTAAACACGATCCAGATGGAGAACATCGAGAACAGCAGCGACACGGTGAAAATTGCCGCGCACGACAGGTACTTGCCGATCACCACGTCGAAGTCGGACGCGGGAATCGTGAGCAGCAACTCGTCGGTGCCTTGGCGACGTTCTTCGCTCCACGAACTCATGGTAATCGCTGGAATGAACACCAGCAGAATCCAAGGCATCCAGGTGCTGAGCTGATCGAGGTTCGCCAGATTGTTGTTGAAGAACGCAGGCGGCACGAACGTGGCCATCGAGCTAAGGATGACGAACACACAGATAAACACGTATCCGGTGGGATTCGAGAAATAGCTGATGAAGTCGCGCTTAAAAATCGCCGAGGTGACGGTGGGATTCATGGGAGCTCAAAAATCCGTAGGAGGAAGATGCGATTGCGGGGGGAACACCTAACAGCCAAGCGTGATTGGCTAAACAGCGCCGGTTAGCTCGTGGAACTTGTTGTCTAGTTCCGCGGGGTTCGAGCCAAGCTCGTTAGGGTGGCCATCGAACACGACACGACCTTCATTAATGAAGACCACGCGGTTACACATGGCTTCGACTTCCTGAAGAATGTGAGTCGACAGCAAAATGGTTTTGGTCTCGCCGAGTTTGCGAATCAGGTTTCGCACGTCGCGAATTTGGTTGGGATCGAGGCCCGAGGTCGGTTCGTCCATGATCAGCACGTCGGGCTCGTGTAGCAGCACCTGGGCCATGCCGACCCGCTGGCGGTAACCTTTCGAGAGTTTGCCGATCGGCTTGCCGAGCACCTGCTGTAGATTGCACAGCTCGATCACTTCTTCCATCCGGCGGCGGATTTGGCTGCCGGTCATGCCGCGGGCTTGGCCGAAGAACTTCAGCAGCGACCGTGGGGTCATGTCGGGATAGAGCGGGCCGTTTTCGGGCAGGTAGCCGAGTACCTTCGACGCTTCGAGTCGCTCGGTTTGGGTATCGAAACCTGCGATGCGTGCTTTGCCGGTTGATGGGGAGAGGTACCCGGTCAGCAGCTTCATCGTGGTGCTTTTGCCGGCGCCGTTGGGTCCCAGGAAGGCGGCAACTTCGCCCTTCTTAATCTGGAAGCTCACGTTCTGAGCCGCGGCAAACAGGCCGTAGTATTTGGAGAGGCGAACCGCCTCGATCATTACATCGTTTGCATCTGTCGACGAGGTATCTTGCATCGTCATTCGCTCCGCTGTGAGGCCGAGTCCTAGGAGGGGGCACGAGAGTCCGTAGGTGGGAAGGCGCGGCAATCACCAAGGCACGGGAGCCAACGCGCCGGCCGCCCGAAACCCCGCTGGTTGAACCCAACAGGGTAACCCGCAGTCGGGGCGGATGTCTATCCCACGCAATAATTTAGGCTACGATCGCCGGGTTTTGGAGGTTCGCCTAATTTTTTTGTGGACTAGCCGACATCGGCGAATTCCGGTTCCGATCCCTTACGCTGCAAAATATGGCGACGCCAGTTTTCGTCGTCGCTGGTCGGAAAATCCGCCCGCAGGTGCACCCCCCGCGATTCGGTACGCAGCCGAGCCGAGTTGATCATCACGCGGGCAACCGTGAGCAGGTTTTGCAGCTCCCAGCCGGCCGGATCGGTGAATTGCCGCCCGAGCGCGTAGCGAATCCAGGCGTCGATATTCGTACTGGCGTCGGCCAGCACCTTTTCGTCACGCCAAACGCCAGCGTCGCGCCACATGAGGCTCTTGAGCGAGTTGCGAATGTCGTCGGTGTCGAGACGGGCAGCAGGGCGGGGGACTTCGGCATTTTCCAGCGGAATGGCCTGGAACATGTCGGGCTCGTCGAGCGCGGCATCGCTCATCGCCCGTCCGGCGTGAGCCCCGTACACGAGTCCCTCGAGCAGGCTGTTCGATGCCAGGCGGTTCGCGCCGTGTAGTCCGCTGGAGGTCACCTCGCCGGCGGCCCAGAGTCGCGGAATCGACGTGCGCCCGTCGGAGTCGACCCGTACTCCACCCAGCATGTAGTGGGCACCAGGGCGAACCGGAATGGAGTCCTTGGCAATGTCGATGCCAAAACTTGCACATGCCTTGGCGATGCCGGGGAACCGATTGTGCACGTGCTCGGGATCGAGATGGCTGAGCTTCAGGTAGACACAAGGCTGGTTGGTCTTGGCCATCTGCTCGACAATCGAACGGCTTACGATGTCGCGCGGGGCCAGCTCGGCCCGCTCGTCGTAGTCGGGCATGAAGCGGTAGCCCGAAGCATCTACCAACTGCGCTCCTTCGCCGCGCAAGGCTTCGGAGATGAGCATGCGGCTCGACCCGGCGATATACAGCACCGTGGGGTGGAACTGCATGAACTCCATGTCGCCGAGCACCGCGCCGGCGCGGAAGCACATCGCGTGGCCGTCGCCGGTGGCGATGGGAGGATTCGTTGATTCGCGATACACCTGCCCCACGCCGCCGGTGCAGACGATGGTTTGCTTGGCCCACACAAAGGTTTTGCCATGGTGAGCGTTCCAGACCAGCGCCCCGCGGCAAACTCCGCCGGTGGTCAGCAGGTCGATGGTAAACGTGTTCGGCCAGACCTGAGCCTGGAGCACTTCGCGAACCTGGTGGATCATCGCCCGGATGATTTCGGCTCCGGTCGAGTCGCCCATCGCGTGGACGATGCGGTGATGGCTATGCCCACCCTCGCGGCCGAGCATCAACTCGCCTTTGGAGTCGAGGTCGAACTTGGTGCCCCATTCGATGAGCTTGCGAATCTCGTGGGGAGCTTCGCGAACTACCATTTCGACCACCTGCGGATCGCACAGGTTGGCCCCTGCGGTCAGGGTGTCGGCCACGTGGTTCTCGAAGTTGTCGGTCGAGTCGATCACGCCGGCAATGCCACCTTGGGCGTAGGTGCTGTTCGACTCGCGCATCAGA containing:
- the cysC gene encoding adenylyl-sulfate kinase, yielding MSDPQVVWHQHSVTRQQRESLNGHRGCVVWFTGLSGSGKSTVANLVVEKLHAAAVHTYLLDGDNVRHGLNATPKMLAERHEESFATRFGLGFGAEDREENIRRVGAVAQLFCDAGLVTLTAFVSPYRRDRDAVRSMLADGDFVEVFVDTPLEVCEARDPKGLYKQARAGAIKNFTGIDDPYEAPSEAELVLPGGDLPAEELADKVVEYLRGAGKLGK
- a CDS encoding BON domain-containing protein, translated to MNRRLPEQGAGSQTHHTCDRDAFYQGGKTITPRDVKTNGTCDLSRAVRDRIHQQLGVRVYDLEVEVSPESVVLSGRCSTFYTKQLAQHAALDVIESRSLDNRIQVHVG
- a CDS encoding DUF4340 domain-containing protein, with the translated sequence MSELNKTTCYFVAALAAVALAIFTRPSVEEFDVEQRLGETLVEDFPTDAPKRLRITHMNEETGELDSFEVAEKSGGWIIPSKGGYPADATRQLAEAVEGVVGREILEVVDADSAQHVTYGVVAPEDSSADAGFGTHVELVGENDQSLADLIIGEQVTDSEQQHWVRRSGQDVVYAAEIDLSKFSTNFADWIEKDLLKLNTFDISEVSINDYSVQVNPVLTNRGLQLQVVEDYRNKFDLVFDDDQNQWLPKKLETYNTETNSYDPLRLADNEVLNADSLRELKSALEDLVIVDVERKPDGLSGDLKAGEEFMSSDETKMSLAQRGFYPLSENGGVALYSSEGEIVITLNSGVEYVLRFGELQADSSAEGETAEDAAETEAEQTTDDTEGNAGLNRYLFVMARFNESAIEPPVLEDLPELPAADEAAKEPATEEPSDENAESTFDESAEEATDETTDAADSTEETTDQPTTEQIEAERARIDLNNKRAQDEYNEKIAAGKKQVEELNDRFGDWYYVIPNDVFKKVHLGREQVITTAQPEAGGQAPPANPASPNTMIPGLPGLESLMGGRGAAAPPAAAEESDELPAVEAPESTPDASSSPDATAPEAETSEAEAAEADKTEAEAAPADEQLAASESESTEPTDSESPAEESADAPSSN
- a CDS encoding Gldg family protein; translation: MNPTVTSAIFKRDFISYFSNPTGYVFICVFVILSSMATFVPPAFFNNNLANLDQLSTWMPWILLVFIPAITMSSWSEERRQGTDELLLTIPASDFDVVIGKYLSCAAIFTVSLLFSMFSIWIVFSWGLGSPDMGLFLCTYLGYWFLGLAMLSIGMVASFLTKNLTVGFVFGMLLNAPLAAFSIADWFVKDPKYAQMISRWSADAQLADFERGVISLSGVSYFLSLMVVMLYVCMVLIGKRHWGTGDDGDSRWAHYFGRAIALVVIFGGLNVFISNYNSLRADITTERINSLSESTITLLDELRNNDEVDTILVDAYVSPTVPSEYAAHKLNLLGTLQELQSMSGGKIHVSVYQIENFSEQAATAETRFNIVPQPVITSTRGVNSQEEIFMGVAVRHKLDKVVVPFIDKGIPVEYELVRSILTVAQDTRKRVGVVKTDVQLFSSFSMQGATEESQLITELRKQYEVVEVDPEEPIVGDYDVLLAVQPSAMSPQAMDNLVDAVKGGMPVAVFEDPMPMPWAWDVPGTSEDRTMGGPMAMFGGGQTLPKGDIQKLYSLLGLEIDPEQVVLQKYNPYPQYPFPEFFVFIDEGLEAYGTPQPFNLNQPISSGFKQLLTIAPGHLRKDETTKLTYSPLLVTGNLTAEVPFSVVGRMNNIVDMVNQQKLSKESFTVGALIEGEYEDTDDLMGDLAEQAAAEEDEEETPKLDETGKPIEKTPIKAVVITDIDWLFDEFFRIRSQGEQNITNLPDMKFQNVSFVLNVLDYLAGDDRFLDIRKRSRSHRVLTLIEKATYEARKESRETIDEAQTEMEEAIEQAQQKFQGKLDAIRQRNDLSPQEMEVMIRRVEVTENRKLERQISQLRKDFQRTQLQTQRQLDREVRGVQDRYKTYAWILPPILPILLGVLVYFHRRGGEREGVSKTRLRYNQREE
- a CDS encoding ABC transporter ATP-binding protein; this translates as MQDTSSTDANDVMIEAVRLSKYYGLFAAAQNVSFQIKKGEVAAFLGPNGAGKSTTMKLLTGYLSPSTGKARIAGFDTQTERLEASKVLGYLPENGPLYPDMTPRSLLKFFGQARGMTGSQIRRRMEEVIELCNLQQVLGKPIGKLSKGYRQRVGMAQVLLHEPDVLIMDEPTSGLDPNQIRDVRNLIRKLGETKTILLSTHILQEVEAMCNRVVFINEGRVVFDGHPNELGSNPAELDNKFHELTGAV
- the nadB gene encoding L-aspartate oxidase gives rise to the protein MHFSPPRYLVPFQPKRIPHHFADVLIIGGGIAGLRAAMEIDPRLSTLVVTKDLMRESNSTYAQGGIAGVIDSTDNFENHVADTLTAGANLCDPQVVEMVVREAPHEIRKLIEWGTKFDLDSKGELMLGREGGHSHHRIVHAMGDSTGAEIIRAMIHQVREVLQAQVWPNTFTIDLLTTGGVCRGALVWNAHHGKTFVWAKQTIVCTGGVGQVYRESTNPPIATGDGHAMCFRAGAVLGDMEFMQFHPTVLYIAGSSRMLISEALRGEGAQLVDASGYRFMPDYDERAELAPRDIVSRSIVEQMAKTNQPCVYLKLSHLDPEHVHNRFPGIAKACASFGIDIAKDSIPVRPGAHYMLGGVRVDSDGRTSIPRLWAAGEVTSSGLHGANRLASNSLLEGLVYGAHAGRAMSDAALDEPDMFQAIPLENAEVPRPAARLDTDDIRNSLKSLMWRDAGVWRDEKVLADASTNIDAWIRYALGRQFTDPAGWELQNLLTVARVMINSARLRTESRGVHLRADFPTSDDENWRRHILQRKGSEPEFADVG